Within the Longimicrobium sp. genome, the region AACGCTTAACGGGCGCGCCGGCACCTTCGTCCTGCAGCACAGCGGCACCATGAACCGCGGCGCGCAGCAGCTGGCGCTTACGGTGGTGCCGGACTCGGCCACGGGGGAGCTGCAGGGGCTCTCGGGGGCGATGAAGATCATCATCGAGGGCGGCCAGCACTCGTACGAGTTCCAGTACGAGCTTCGCGCCGAGCCCTGACCTCCACCATGACAGGGATGCCGGTGCCGGACAGGTTCGTGGCGCTGCTTCGCGGCATCAACGTGGGCAAGGCCAAGCGCATCGCCATGGCCGACCTGCGGGCCCTGGTCGCGGACCTCGGCTACGGCGACGTGAGCACGCTGCTGAACAGCGGCAACGTGGTCTTTACCGCGCCCGGGGCGGACCCGGACGACGCGGCGCGGCGCATCGAGGATGCGCTTCGCGAGCGGACCGGCGTGTCTTCGCGGGTGGTGGTGCTCACCGCGCGCGAGATCGGCGAGGCCGTGGACGGCAATCCCTGGCGCGACGAGGCGTTCGACCCGTCGCGGCTGCTGGTGACCGTGCTCTACGACCCCGCCGACCGCCGCAAGCTGGAGCCGTTGATGGACCAGGAGT harbors:
- a CDS encoding DUF3224 domain-containing protein → MTHATGTFEVKLAPQAVTFEESGLGRLSIDKQFQGDLQATSKGEMLAHRTAVPGSAGYVAMERVDGTLNGRAGTFVLQHSGTMNRGAQQLALTVVPDSATGELQGLSGAMKIIIEGGQHSYEFQYELRAEP
- a CDS encoding DUF1697 domain-containing protein; protein product: MPVPDRFVALLRGINVGKAKRIAMADLRALVADLGYGDVSTLLNSGNVVFTAPGADPDDAARRIEDALRERTGVSSRVVVLTAREIGEAVDGNPWRDEAFDPSRLLVTVLYDPADRRKLEPLMDQEWGTDRLALAGRFAYVWCPDGTLPSKLPEAAGKALRDGATSRNWATMLKLHALVHRSTS